In one window of Drosophila ananassae strain 14024-0371.13 chromosome XR, ASM1763931v2, whole genome shotgun sequence DNA:
- the LOC6504474 gene encoding protein CWC15 homolog, with the protein MTTAARPTFDPARGGSGRGEKDLSALSKQYSSRDLPGHTKLKYRETGQGTSEEIRNRDFRKELEERERDARSGAAGSGKALPSIVRKAIEANNTASSGGNKRAKLDASAQQAAQQQQTVNLDADEPLDNDSSDSDSDSDDDDAALLAELQKIKQERLQETARREAEKKQEDERIRMENILSGNPLINYEPGTAASAAGRASGLGGDLKIKRRWDDDVVFKNCARSAPEKKTHFINDALRSEFHKKFMDKYIK; encoded by the exons ATGACCACAGCCGCTCGTCCTACCTTCGACCCTGCCCGCGGAGGGTCGGGACGTGGTGAGAAGGATCTGAGTGCTCTCAGCAAGCAATATTCCAGCCGCGATCTGCCAGGCCACACCAAACTGAAATACAG AGAGACTGGCCAGGGCACTAGCGAGGAGATCCGCAACCGTGACTTCCGcaaggagctggaggagcGCGAACGTGATGCTCGCTCGGGAGCTGCTGGTTCTGGCAAGGCGCTGCCCTCCATTGTCCGCAAGGCCATCGAGGCCAACAACACCGCCTCCAGTGGCGGCAATAAGCGTGCTAAGCTAGATGCTTCCGCTCAGCAGGCAGCACAGCAACAACAGACAGTCAATTTGGATGCAGACGAGCCGCTGGACAACGACAGCTCTGACTCCGACAGCGACTCGGATGACGATGATGCGGCCCTGCTGGCCGAGCTGCAGAAGATCAAGCAGGAGCGCCTGCAGGAGACGGCGCGTCGTGAGGCGGAGAAAAAGCAGGAGGACGAACGCATTCGCATGGAAAACATCCTGTCCGGTAATCCACTGATCAACTACGAGCCCGGAACAGCTGCTTCGGCTGCAGGACGCGCTTCTGGACTCGGTGGCGACCTGAAGATCAAGCGGCGCTGGGACGATGATGTCGTCTTCAAGAACTGTGCCCGCTCGGCTCCCGAGAAGAAGACCCACTTTATCAACGATGCCCTGCGCTCCGAGTTCCACAAGAAGTTCATGGACAAGTACATTAAGTAG